In a genomic window of Primulina huaijiensis isolate GDHJ02 chromosome 10, ASM1229523v2, whole genome shotgun sequence:
- the LOC140986700 gene encoding dolichyl-diphosphooligosaccharide--protein glycosyltransferase subunit 2-like: MARNLGFLLLASLLLISMCESAVFNSVSDSHRSAALELLNPSDGSFGSLKVMYEALRTFEVLGIEKKPDVRASACASVAETLRSTSSASEDLFNALRVNGILKCELNDEAFAEIAYRFKDNLNGAKSLIDFYYSIGSLLLVKDQTSNSDVHLRDADKIFRSLKDLSQSDGRWRYSSNNPESSTEAAGIALETLAGVISLASSEIDRSLVANLKNDIVKLFDSIERYDDGACYFDDKLLGSHGDQGPLSASSSVVHGISALAGATSESLNLPGEKILGLAKFFLGIGVPGSAKELYHQIDALACLEKIRGSIPLILSLPSSVLSVTRADQLKVRVNTVLGSVAPPLMVNLRQIFVSGSKDASVVNQKLKFDPDSGMHVLETLPANIDIGNYVFSFEIVLDDPEYKKTYVTGGRTKVPIHLTGVVQVENEEIAVLDSDLGSVEMHKKVDLSGGSYVSLYANHLQKLRLSFTLTSPSGHAFKPHQAFLSLRHESGVEHIFVVGNSGKKFEIVLDFLGLVEKFYYLSGKYDIQITVGDSVMENSFLQPLGIIELDLPDASEKAARPPPQSVDPYSRFGPKAEITHIFRAPEKRPPIELSLVFLGLVLLPFLGFLAGLFYLHANMKNFPRSTIPATFAIIFHLGIAAVLSLYAFFWFKLDLFTTLKALGILGMFLMFVGHKTLSHLASSSSKLKSA, from the exons ATGGCAAGGAATTTAGGGTTTCTGCTTTTAGCATCGTTGTTGTTGATTTCCATGTGTGAATCGGCAGTCTTCAACTCGGTGTCCGATTCCCATCGATCTGCTGCGCTGGAGCTGTTGAACCCATCCGACGGATCTTTTGGGAG CCTGAAAGTGATGTATGAGGCATTAAGAACATTTGAGGTTCTTGGAATTGAAAAGAAGCCTGATGTGAGGGCTTCTGCTTGTGCATCTGTAGCTGAAACCCTACGTTCAACATCTTCAGCTTCAGAGGATCTGTTCAATGCCTTAAGAGTTAATGGCATACTGAAATGTGAGCTCAATGACGAGGCGTTTGCG GAAATTGCATATAGATTTAAGGATAATTTAAATGGTGCCAAATCACTTATTGATTTCTACTACTCCATAGGAAGTTTACTGCTTGTAAAG GATCAAACTTCCAACAGCGATGTTCATCTTAGAGATGCTGATAAAATTTTCCGTTCTTTGAAG GATCTCAGCCAGAGTGATGGAAGATGGAGATATAGTTCCAACAATCCTGAATCTAGCACTGAGGCTGCTG GGATAGCACTTGAAACCCTGGCTGGAGTTATTTCTTTAGCATCTTCTGAGATTGATCGTTCTCTG GTTGCTAATTTGAAAAATGACATAGTGAAGCTTTTTGATAGCATTGAAAGATACG ATGATGGGGCTTGTTACTTTGATGACAAGCTTCTTGGCTCACATGGAGATCAGGGCCCTCTTTCAGCCTCCTCTTCTGTGGTCCATGGGATCTCAGCTCTTGCTGGAGCCACCTCTGAAAGTTTAAAT CTTCCAGGGGAGAAAATTTTGGGTTTGGCAAAATTTTTCCTTGGCATTGGTGTTCCTGGCAGTGCCAAAGAATTGTATCACCAAATTGATGCCTTGGCTTGTTTGGAAAAAATTAG GGGATCTATTCCTTTGATTTTATCACTTCCCTCAAGTGTGCTTTCAGTAACAAGGGCAGACCAGCTTAAG GTGCGGGTCAACACTGTGTTGGGATCTGTTGCTCCACCACTGATGGTCAATCTCAGGCAAATTTTTGTTTCAGGTTCAAAAGATGCTTCTGTCGTTAACCAG AAGCTCAAGTTTGACCCTGACAGTGGAATGCATGTGTTGGAAACATTGCCAGCAAATATCGATATCGGGAACTACGTTTTTTCTTTTGAG ATTGTACTTGATGATCCAGAATATAAGAAAACATATGTAACTGGTGGGCGAACGAAAGTTCCTATACATTTAACTGGAGTAGTTCAAGTTGAGAATGAAGAGATTGCGGTACTTGACAGTGATCTTGGGAGTGTTGAAATGCACAAAAA GGTTGATTTATCTGGAGGGAGTTATGTTTCTTTATATGCAAACCATCTCCAGAAACTGCGGTTGTCTTTTACTTTGACGTCTCCTTCTGGACATGCTTTCAAGCCTCACCAG GCATTCCTCTCACTAAGACATGAGAGTGGAGTTGAGCATATCTTCGTGGTGGGCAACTCCGGGAAAAAGTTcgagattgtttta GATTTTTTGGGACTGGTTGAGAAGTTTTACTATTTGTCTGGAAAATATGACATTCAAATTACAGTTGGTGACTCTGTCATG GAGAACTCATTCTTGCAACCTTTGGGCATTATTGAATTAGATCTTCCAGATGCATCTGAAAAGGCAGCTCGCCCTCCTCCACAGTCTGTTGACCCATACTCTAGATTCGGGCCCAAGGCGGAAATAACTCACATTTTTAGGGCTCCAGAGAAGCGTCCTCCTATAGAGctttctcttgttttcttgggTCTTGTTCTCTTGCCATTTTTGGGTTTCTTGGCTGGG CTCTTCTACCTGCATGCCAACATGAAGAATTTCCCCAGGTCAACTATTCCTGCAACATTTGCTATTATCTTCCATTTGGGCATTGCAGCTGTTCTATCACTCTATGCATTCTTCTGGTTCAAG tTGGATCTATTCACAACCCTAAAGGCACTGGGAATCCTGGGGATGTTCTTGATGTTTGTGGGGCACAAAACACTTTCTCATCTTGCGTCTTCATCCTCTAAGTTGAAATCTGCTTGA
- the LOC140985838 gene encoding uncharacterized protein, whose translation MANITKFEFEALDLTGKNYLSWILDAEVHLISMNLGDTIKEGNEMSQQNRTKTLIFLHRHLNDGLKVEYLTVKEPRELWKNLKERFDHQRTVVLPRAQYEWMHLRLQDFKSVSDYNSALFKTSSTLILCGEKVTDQDMLEKTFSTFHASNVLLQQQYRKCGFQRYSELISCLLVTEQNNEILMKNYQIRPNGSTPFPEANITIFPEEYEIAFSEANANSTQNHNNESQRGRGCGQRRYYQ comes from the coding sequence ATGGCGAACATCaccaaatttgaatttgaagcaCTTGACTTGactggaaaaaattatttatcatggaTTTTGGATGCCGAGGTCCACCTTATCTCTATGAATTTAGGAGATACAATAAAAGAAGGAAATGAAATGTCCCAGCAGAACCGTACAAAGACACTTATTTTTCTTCATCGTCACCTCAATGATGGGTTGAAAGTCGAATATCTCACTGTGAAAGAGCCACGAGAGCTTTGGAAAAAtctaaaagaaagatttgaccATCAACGAACTGTAGTTCTCCCAAGAGCCCAATATGAATGGATGCACCTACGGTTACAAGATTTTAAGTCCGTAAGTGACTATAACTCTGCATTATTTAAGACTAGTTCCACACTGATACTTTGTGGAGAGAAAGTCACTGATCAAGACATGTTAGAAAAAACATTCTCCACTTTTCATGCATCAAACGTGCTCCTGCAGCAGCAATATCGTAAATGTGGATTTCAAAGGTACTCTGAACTCATCTCATGCTTACTAGTTACTGAACAAAACAATGAGATACTCATGAAAAATTACCAAATACGCCCAAATGGATCCACACCATTTCCTGAAGCAAATATAACTATATTTCCTGAAGAATATGAAATTGCATTTTCTGAAGCGAATGCTAATTCCACTCAAAATCATAACAATGAAAGTCAACGTGGACGTGGGTGTGGCCAAAGAAGATACTATCAGTAA